From Lolium perenne isolate Kyuss_39 chromosome 5, Kyuss_2.0, whole genome shotgun sequence, a single genomic window includes:
- the LOC127299445 gene encoding OBERON-like protein, translated as MGTSSGANFHQQPPPQGMLPPRHGARPPSLQTSLSLASSEQVGSPEMQEPVSNSDQGHDSATESASSRETWPVEPEHSNAAAASSGGGVIKLDRAKDMGNGTPKLQVIRGSSRIDRVSLREVARERVDLVAERMKGMPEEHLEEIKNELRSILEGTGGSHHIEEFLYLQKFVQGRGDLTPTMLSLAHHVQLEILVAIKTGIQAFLHPSVTIPQSRLVEVFLYKRCRNIACQSALPAEECRCNVCANRSGFCNLCMCVICNKFDFEVNTCRWVGCDFCSHWTHTDCAIRDGQIGTGQSIKSGTGHAEMLFRCQACQKTSELFGWVKDVFQQCAPGWDRDALLRELEFVCKIFRLSEDPKGRNLFRKCVNLIERLRNSSPDSVNPRMIMHALRELDMDSPKNSESEESGRLITPQDACNRIAEVVQEAVRKMELVAEEKMGLYKKARLAVDACDRELDEKARAVQEFKAERLRKKQQVEELESIVRLKQAEAEMFQLKASEARQEAERLQSIALAKSERAEQDYASLYLKRRLEEAEAEKQFLFEKIKLQDGHRPPQASSSAASDPSHPPSQTMMLSKIQDLLKNVRTMPPKSEPHSK; from the exons ATGGGGACTTCCTCCGGCGCGAATTTCCATCAGCAGCCCCCGCCGCAGGGGATGCTGCCGCCCCGGCACGGCGCACGGCCTCCGAGCCTGCAGACGTCCCTCTCGCTGGCCTCGTCGGAGCAGGTCGGCTCGCCGGAGATGCAGGAGCCCGTGTCCAACTCTGACCAGGGGCACGACTCTGCCACCGAGAGCGCGAGCTCCAGGGAGACCTGGCCCGTGGAGCCGGAGCATAGCAACGCTGCCGCTGCGAGTAGTGGCGGCGGCGTGATAAAACTGGACAGGGCCAAGGACATGGGGAATGGTACCCCCAAGCTGCAGGTTATCCGCGGAAGCTCCCGCATCGACAGGGTTTCGCTGAGGGAGGTTGCGCGCGAGAGAGTTGACCTAGTTGCTGAGAGAATGAAGGGAATGCCAGAGGAGCACCTGGAGGAGATCAAGAATGAGCTCAGGTCCATTCTGGAAGGGACCGGGGGCTCTCACCATATCGAGGAGTTTCTGTATCTGCAGAAGTTTGTCCAGGGCAGGGGTGATTTGACGCCAACTATGCTTTCACTAGCCCATCACGTTCAGCTGGAGATCCTTGTGGCAATCAAGACTGGAATCCAGGCGTTCTTGCATCCCAGCGTTACCATTCCCCAAAGCCGCCTGGTGGAAGTCTTCTTGTACAAGAGGTGCCGAAACATCGCTTGCCAGAGTGCTCTCCCTGCCGAGGAGTGCAGGTGCAATGTGTGTGCTAACAGGAGTGGGTTTTGCAACCTTTGCATGTGTGTCATCTGCAACAAGTTTGATTTCGAGGTCAACACGTGCCGCTGGGTTGGATGCGATTTCTGTTCTCACTGGACTCATACCGACTGTGCGATTCGTGATGGCCAGATTGGGACGGGGCAGTCAATCAAGAGCGGCACTGGTCATGCTGAAATGCTTTTTAGGTGCCAGGCTTGCCAGAAGACATCAGAATTGTTCGGTTGGGTCAAGGATGTGTTTCAGCAATGTGCTCCTGGTTGGGATAGGGATGCTTTATTGCGGGAGCTTGAGTTTGTTTGTAAGATATTTCGTCTAAGCGAAGACCCAAAAGGGAGGAATTTGTTCAGGAAATGTGTAAATCTCATTGAAAGGTTGAGGAACAGTTCTCCTGATTCTGTCAATCCTAGAATGATAATGCATGCACTTCGAG AGCTCGATATGGATTCCCCAAAGAACTCTGAAAGTGAAGAATCGGGGCGCTTGATCACCCCCCAGGATGCCTGTAACCGTATTGCGGAGGTTGTCCAGGAAGCTGTCAGAAAGATGGAGCTTGTCGCTGAAGAGAAAATGGGGCTTTACAAAAAGGCCCGCCTCGCTGTGGATGCCTGTGACCGGGAGCTTGACGAGAAGGCCAGAGCAGTTCAGGAGTTCAAGGCCGAGAGGCTGCGGAAGAAGCAGCAGGTGGAAGAGCTCGAGAGCATTGTTCGGTTGAAACAGGCAGAGGCCGAGATGTTCCAGCTCAAGGCAAGTGAGGCCCGTCAGGAGGCTGAGAGGCTCCAGAGCATCGCACTCGCCAAATCTGAGCGGGCCGAGCAGGACTACGCTAGCCTCTACCTCAAGCGTCGCTTGGAGGAAGCGGAAGCAGAGAAGCAGTTCCTCTTCGAGAAGATAAAGCTTCAGGACGGTCATCGGCCCCCGCAGGCGAGCAGCAGCGCGGCCAGTGATCCCTCCCACCCACCCTCTCAGACGATGATGCTGTCCAAAATTCAGGACCTTCTCAAGAACGTCCGCACCATGCCGCCAAAATCGGAGCCGCACTCCAAATAA
- the LOC127299446 gene encoding CASP-like protein 2B1: MAGTAERKLKVWELVLRCLVLGLGAAAAALVATDSQTQTFFSMERRARFTDMKALVLLVAANGAAAGYSLLQAGRCAVAMARGGGGALALSSRALAWAVFSGDQLLAYAMLAATAAALQSSLLGKLGQPELQWMGICGLYGAFCRQVSVALACAVVAVLATVLLASFSAFNLFRLYGGGCKGSSHARNGATW; this comes from the coding sequence ATGGCGGGCACGGCGGAGAGGAAGCTGAAGGTGTGGGAGCTGGTGCTCCGGTGCCTCGTCCTCGGcctcggcgcggcggcggcggcgctggtggCCACGGACAGCCAGACGCAGACCTTcttctccatggagcggcgggccAGGTTCACGGACATGAAGGCGCTGGTGCTCCTGGTGGCCGCCAACGGCGCAGCCGCCGGGTACAGCCTGCTGCAGGCGGGGCGGTGCGCGGTGGCGATGgcgcggggcggcggcggcgcgctggcGCTGAGCAGCAGGGCGCTGGCCTGGGCCGTCTTCTCCGGCGACCAGCTGCTAGCGTACGCGATGCTGGCCGCGACAGCCGCTGCGCTGCAGTCGTCGCTGCTCGGGAAGCTCGGCCAGCCGGAGCTGCAGTGGATGGGCATCTGCGGCCTCTACGGCGCCTTCTGCAGGCAGGTCAGCGTCGCCCTCGCCTGCGCCGTCGTCGCGGTCCTCGCCACCGTGCTCCTCGCCTCCTTCTCCGCGTTCAACCTCTTCCGGCTCTACGGCGGCGGCTGCAAGGGGAGCAGCCATGCTAGGAACGGCGCCACGTGGTAA